Below is a window of Pangasianodon hypophthalmus isolate fPanHyp1 chromosome 28, fPanHyp1.pri, whole genome shotgun sequence DNA.
TGCAGGAATCTCAAAGCTCCAGATGAAAGATATTGTCTTAACAAGGACATAACTGACTTAGAATTGACCTtcacctgtgaaatattaaaatagttCCCTGAATAAAAACCACCTGAGCTGAACTGCCCTTGAAAAGAGGGTCAGTCTGAAGGAAAGGAGTGAAAGTGAAGGCTAAGGAGCATTCTAATGAAGTTAAAGATAAGGTAATAGAATTTCATCACTTAGGAATAGgatgtaaaattatatataagaGGTTGGACATCCTAGTGAGATCAATACTGAGGACGCggaagctgcatcacaccacccaagcAGTACTTAGACAAACAGTAACTAGAGAAGCAGTATTTAGACAAGCAGTACCTGGACAAGACTGTCCCTCAAAACTCATAAACAAGACAGAGACTGTGCCCCAAAagtcactctgaaggagttaTAGAGTACAGTGGCTGAGAGTGAAGTGAAGGTGCATCAGACAACCATTTTATGAGCTCTGCATAGCCGGGGAATGTGTGGAAGGCATGGCTAAAAAGAAACTGATGCTCAAGAACAGCTGTATGAAAACACAAGAGCCAATCagtgaagatgtgttttttggtgagatgagaccaagatctaGATACTGTATTTGGGCAAGTGCTATGTGTGGTGCAAACCCAATTAACACCAGTCTctacagtgaaatatggtggtggcagcatcgtgctcTGGGGATGCTTTCTATCCACTGAACCTGGGCTTCTTGTGAAAATTGAAGAAAGAATGGATAGAGTCAAATACAGGAGGATATTAGAAAAGAAATCGCTTCAGTCTGCTAAAAAACTAAAGCTTGGAAGAAACTTCACCGTTCAGCAGGACAATGGTCTCAAACACAAGACCAAAGCAGCCTGAAGAAGCTGGAGCAAATCTGGCaggaagaatgggtgaaaatcTCAAACAACGCGCAGAGCTGGCAGGAACTTCACCGACCCCAACACACTTACAGCTGTTACTGCAGCAAAGGGTGGTTCTTCCAAGTGCTAGTctgaagggggtgaatacttatgcaagcagcatttttctttttttttttttttctttttttctttttttttaaaagatctgatgacaaataatgaattttgactttgaaaatgtactttaaGAGCAGATTGGTTTGCAGTAAAAATACTGGCTGGAACAATCTGTATAAGTGTTTTTTATAATCCAGACGAATCCCATGAAGTttaagggggttgaatacttttgcgaAGCGCTGTATATTGTTAgctatattgtaaaatatttagtaataGATACACTACTATAgtacataataatatatttgcTACAGAATATATCAGATTCtctgaaatgtaatatttttgcattttgtatttgAAAACAGCATCATCTGAAATCCCAAATCTGTAGCACAGTGTAGTTTTAATGGACtgtatgtgattgtgtttgtgagtgaaaTGATGaatctgaagctgaagctgtgaTGCAGGTTTACTGTGTGCGGCTGGAGACGAGACGGTCAAACTGCAGGAAGTGGAAGGAACCACTATAACTCTCCATACTGGGATCACTGGGATTCAGAGTGATGCTCAGATTCTGTGGTCTTATGGACCTGAGAAAGCAGAGGAAAAGATATTGTTTAGTCAGGTGTTTAAAGGAGAAACTGCTACAAAAATCAGTGAGAGATTTAAAGAGCGACTGCAGCTGGACAGAATCAGTGGAGCTTTAACCATGAGGAACATCAGCAGAAATGATTCTggagtttatttattacaagtCATCAATGGACGCATATCATCCAGGactttcagtgtcagtgtttatgGTGAGTAAAAGTGTTTCATGTCTCCTTCCTGTCCATATTCAGTCTCATAACTTCATAAATATAGAAAGGCCAGACAGAGCTGAGTGTAGTCAAACTGCATCAGGAACATCATTTACAGATGAATCTGCCatgaaacaatattttttttacactgacaGATGCAGTTTATGAGGACAAACATTAATCATGGACAAACAATGTATAATCATCATTTCTGCCCAATCTGGAAGACCTGGAAATTTAAAGACTAGTGTTCAAATCATGGAAAACACGTGGGAAAAGAGAGCATAGATAAAACAGTCTGAAACTAGCCATTGAGATTTTTAACTAAATTAACTTCAGTCCTTGTTTTAAACGTAACCAGTCACTGGTCTCTAACTGGTCTCAgttacaagctgcattttttgttttattaactttaagagagagaaaaaagagagtgtaATGTGTGGTGATAGCCAGAATGAAAGTGCGTAAAGTCAGTATGTCCTTATTCAGGGCATTCCAATAGCTGCAGTCAGAAGCGAAAGAACGGGTTCATAAACATGGAGGCAAAATAATCACAGGGAAATCCATATTCCAAAACGATAACACATGTAAGAGTCAGAAAACTGGAATAAAGCTAGAACACGTGAGCAACAGAGAAACAACAGGGTTAAATATAAttgatataattaataattaattaaagcaaaacacAGAACCGGTGAACACTTTAGAGGAACCAACCAATGACATGTCCAAGGCGGAGACAATTCTGACACCAGAACAAACGACATGGAAAATGAAACAAGAGAAAGCAGCACTTGCAGCACTGAGAGGGGAATCTGTGacagaacgactgtttatagctgtttcatggacgttccacattaactgtaactcacaccaccccatcactcagtgttttactgTAAGATCAActcacacagtgtttatttacttaaatcATGTTGCTTTAACTGACTTCTAAAGCAGTTGTTTCTAATCTGTTCTGTTTTAACCTGAGTTTCTGTTTCTTAGCTCCAGTATCAACTCCAGTAATAGGAAATCAAAGAGGAAATCGAAGTGTGTCTTCCACAGAGCCGTGTTTCCTCCTGTGCACTGTGGAGAATGGAGAAGATGTGAAGTTATCCTGGTACAGAGGGAATGAGAGACTCAATATCACCAATAACACAGATCTCAATGTTCCCCTCAATCTCCCACTTCAAATACAACTCCATGatattaacactaacacttatACCTGTGTGTCTGCAAACCCTGGCAGCAATAAAACAACTTCTCTCAACATCGCACAGCTCTGTGATCATAACTCAGGTACGTCAGAGACTCTAAACTATCATCACTGtgaatagaacagaataatgaatattcatgtaggagtgagacagaggtgACTGAAGattaagatataaaataaattcattattgATGGTCTGTCAGTCTGGTTGTTTAAAGAAAATTCAGTAGTTTAAATGCTTATGTGTGAAAGTCTCAGTGAACACAACATCATTCAGTGGAGTCAATATCAACAATACCATGAAAAAGTACATCGAGGATTCATATTAACTGACCGCAATGGAATATTAATCAAGTGCCAGCTTCATGTTACAGGTTTCTCATGGATTTGAGTCAAGAATCAAAATAACATGggcttagtgtgtgtgttatgtagagctgggtgatatgacgatataatatcgcTATTGAGATAAATTATAacacagtacacttttctgagatattgtaaTCTTTTTATGATATTTCTCTACTATTTTTGTCacaattacatttacacaattacacaataataatttaataaatatcacCAAActctttctttacattttgttttactgcTACTTTGTTAGAAAACCTAAATACTGTGATACGTATCATTTAActtcaagtatcatgatatatttttgtcatatctccCAGCTCTAGTCTTATGTCTGCATCATAtagagaaaataattaatgaatatatcGTATTGTTCACAGGACAAACTGATCGTTCCCGTTCACTGCTTCCTGTCCTGATATCTGCTGCAGgttttgtgttattaataatatctgtatctgtgtggctttggctgaaaaagaaaaagcaaccaGGCAAGTAACGCATCTTTCTGTTCatgtgtttagtttagtttttacATTTGCCATGTTTAGTAAAATTTCATCTGATTTGTGTGTCTTTAGTTCCTGAAAAACCTGAACTGACTTACGCTGATGTGAATATTACAGCTCACAGTGCAGAGAGCGTTAAAGAGGTAAACATCTAAAGAAAACTTCTGAACATGATCATGATGTGAAATGCATTAGAGGTTTTggtataaaaatcacatttcctCCACAGGAGTGATAAAGTCTCTCCCTGATTCAGATACTGAAATACACTGTTGTGTCTCACAGGAAGAAAACTCGAGAGTAACGCATGGTGAAGCGGAGAGTGACTCTGTGGTGTATGCAGCTGTGAAGAAATCCAGATAATTCAATACATCAGTAtatcctttttattattttaatcaatttgttattaaacctttttttttaaacagtatttatCTTGTTCACAGTTGGTCGCAAATgttcactctgtgtgtttaaaatgtgtagATTATGTACACTGGCTGTTAAAAAGTTGACTTGCTTATGTTTAAGATCATATTTCATCCTGTGGGATTTGATGGGATTTTAGGAAGTAGATTTCAGGGTCTCGTAACTGATTCCTATCTGAAGGTCTGCTGGTTAAACTTGTGTTTTTCTCATGAACGTATTTGTGAACTGATTAATCTGTTTGCTCTGAGCTGTGCTGAAATCCTGTAAGGGTtaggtgtgtgtttaatattaatataatatttgcatGTTCTCGTTATATAATCATGAATAGCAACATTAAAGTCAGCTAAAAACCAAGTGTCAAAAAGGCAAGCTCATCAGAAATGCTTCAGAGTTTTTACTGGAACacgtcaggttttttttttaacgaatcAGCAGTTTCAGTTTTCCAGCTGcttctcagtgtttaagcttCTCAGGTTAcagagctgtgagacagcaacctTACCTGCTGTACCGCTGTTCCACCCTgcttctgtttcccaaaatataaatatattagtaATTTAAGCCacagtgatcctgaccaggataaagcatgtagtgcagatgaatgaatgaaagcagtaACACATCACCGCACTGCGCAAACACCCAgcacatgttcatgttaataaacGTGACCTTTTATTTCCCACAAGTTTCATACGttgatttttttgctgtttcttgTTCCCAGTACTGAAGCACACGTCTGCTCAGTATTTTACCTGTAGTCTACATTTACAGAGTTAGTGCACAGTGGTGTCtgtaatttacagtaaaatttaaaatgctcTGAGCAGCAAAACCATTAAAACTAGAATAATGGACATATTGTACAATAAAGCTTTAACCCTTAACACATAACACCAGACTGTTAAagctcctgagagagagagagacagatctaGGAAGATCATGTTAAAGATCAGACTGTTAGtcaacatgtttatttcttcatCAAATTAGCACATGTCCTATAGCTCCTGAAAAACCTGATAGTCTGACCTTCTTCCTGGAACACTGCTTGTTCTGGCTCAGTGTGTAGCTCTAAACAAACACAACCTCATAACCGGAAGAGACAGAAGCGTCAGAGAGCTTGtcttatacagtcaggtccataagtatttggacagtgacacgatttctgtaattttgcttctgtacaccaccacaacggatttgaaatgaagcaatcaggatgtgattgtagtgtagactttcagctttaattcaaggggtttaacagaaatactgcattaactgtttaggaatttcAGCCATGTATGTAAGAGAGGCTTCTTTCtagttcgttttttttttccaactcagagcttgcagtttttttttaaataaaaatgtaaacatgtaaataaccttttgttatttttgctttattgcCTATTAAAAGGCTGAAGGGATGAATAATTAAACATTCAGTTAAAAACATGATAATGCTAAAggtgtaaagctgtaaagttctTCTCTATAAAAGACAATAAGTCCATTActgtttatttcacacacagcaggcgGGATCAGGCCTTCATTAGTAGGTTTGTTACTTTTAGCCCACAGAGATCTGTCCTTCCCTGGTTTAATGGGCGTTGTCCctgaatttaattataaatgatgttacacacaacactgccccctgctgttcttatacagtactgtgcaaaagtctacacacccttaattatttttatacaaaagtAGTCTTAGCTGCTTATTTGGTGTTTTTGGCATTAAACtgtgaggaaaaacacaaacaaccaGATTTCCaaactttcatgttttttttccaaaaacattaaatgttacagaaaaaatgaaatgtttttagaaGTGGTCAGTAATGGAGCACGTTCCAGATAAACCCATAATGGAGGCTGTTCTGGTTTCAGAAACAGGAGCAAAGTGAGAAGCAAAgtgtccagaagaactgtgttaGGTTCTCcaagatgcagaaaaacactTCCAGCTGCtttctgtataaaactgtaCAGCAGTGAACCTGAGAGAAGTTTAGGCTTAAAGCCAGAGTTCCAACAaatattcatttactttattattgtttagtgTAAATGAGAGTTCATTTATTGGCCTAAAAGTagaaacttttcatttcatcaagttTGAGGACTTTTGCCCAGAACTGTACAAACTATTATATTTCAGTGAAAACTGTTCAATTAGAAACCTCAATTCTGATCCTTTAAAACAAGCAGCCAGAGTTATTTTACTGTCACCTGTATGagtatttctttatattaactGTTTTTACCAAACCATAAGCCAAGAACTAATCTCCCAGAGCTTTTAATAAGATTTacactttaaacattaaaacatcttCCTTGTGTTTACTTTCTTAATATCAGctaaaaaagagaaacacaatcattataaaagctattatattatattatgttatattatattatacagtattgtgtAATACATTAATCTTTACTAGTTTGATGTTCCATCACAGGATCATAAAATCTCAGGAGTTTTTCCCAGTGTATAATTATCTCTAAAGTAGCATTGTAaactaaaacactaaataatCTCTGTAAATAAGAAACAATTCAGCCAGCAGGTTTTACACATGtatattattatcagtattttcCATTTCATCCCTGTGCActtaaataaagcattaaacagtGTAAAGAAGGTGAATAATGTGATTTGCTGTGAGAAGAGAAAGTTCATTAAACAGTTTCTCCTACCGTAAAGAGCTCAGTAAAGCCTCCAGCTCAGACGATGACGATGTCCTTTAAATCACGTCCATGTGAGGACACTGATGTGTAAATGGTCAACAGTTAGCATTGTTCATTAGCAGAAAATCAGGTTCCAGGAATGTTTAAAGAGGTTTATCAGCATTACTTTCATTCTTTCGCTGTACTGAGAGAATGCTCTGTCCTTCTGAGGCACGGACACGGAAGCGACCTGCTTTTATTCCCATCTACACACAGGGCGGCCCGAATAGCGTGACGAAGACGTGACGATGACGCTGACGATTTCTAGCTTATTTACATGTTACGACTCCAAATCCTTTACCGACTGAACACATTAGACATTAACGCTGGTGAAGCACAGAGTCCTACCTGTCTAGAAACTTCCAGCAGGTAAATTAGTTCTCTTTCAGAAGCCTGAGAGTAAAAGCAGGAAGATGTTTCACCACATCACACAGGATTAAACAAGTTCCTCagctgtttatttcatttttgttcaaaCTGGGAGCAGTGTGATGGACACTGAGCTCAGAACAGATGAGGAAATTCACTGTCCTGCTGATATTTCCATAAGTTTGCCTAGTAGATCACATGAGAGAGAAAACTGCCATTCAGTTTAAAACAATGACTTATTCACTTCTCCTTTCTCACATTTAACACATTCATAATGTTTTCTATCACTTATGGCTTTCATGATTATCTTTAATATGATAAAGTGTTAGTTTCAGAAAGTATTATTTCTGAACTTTATTTGGAAGAGTGAGTGTAGACAGGTACAGTAGGTACAGAACATCACTTCCtctttaaatgtcatttaaaatgtcCCTCTTTTATTGCCCTAAAGCCCAAAAAGAGGTTTTATGAGTTTGCCACACTTTATAAGTTAATAAAGACATTAACAAAGACATTTCTTTTAGaaaagtttacactttgtggtttctcagtaacatgacaagctgtgatttttgtctttataaatttttgtggacgttccacagcataaaatgtaactataaacagataaaaagtatgacatggtggaataaaacacttggggacatgctgttataggaaaaataatcaacttcagtgttgTATCAGTAAcacgcttcatcacaccaccccatcactgattattttactgtaacagcaacacacacagtgtttattaattatttaaactacACTTGACCGCCTGttggtttttaatttaatttaatttattgtggAAATGTGATATTCCCATTCTTGTCCTCTGGCCGCTGCACATTTTGGGTTATATTCATGTTAAAAAGGAACGATTTTCATCTTCCAGGCTGAAGGTTGTCTATTTCTGCATAGTCAGGAATTTAAACTGAACTTAATCCTGAAATCTCCACATCATAGGAGAGAGTGAGTTAATGTTGTTGTGTGATCTGGAGTGTGTTCACTGTCAGATTTTAGTAccaggaactgtgtgtgtgtaaaacacaaaataaggGAAGCGTGTACACTATCAGAGGAATTATTTATGCTAAAATTATACTCATGTGCTGGTTACATTATCAAAAACCTAATAAATGCCATATTATCAATAAACTCTACTGAGAGACAGTAAACAGTTGCTGCAtgtgtacattatttaattGAATCGCTGTAAATTTACATACAGAATTAGACAATTTAAAACATTGAACAAAGAATTGATTTACTGTTAAAGtagaaatttcattttaaaagctgAACCTACTGTAAATCCACTGAGTTCCAGACGGCTATTAAATGAAACAGTGACACGTGTTCCAGTCAGAACCATTAAATGACGTCTGCACTGATTGTTCTGAAGCAGAAAATCAGCTCTCAGGTTTCTAAAACTGACCTTCAgcattttttccattcttttgtACTGAGGTGtactgaggagagagagagagagacagatctaCAGGATGGTGTTAAAGGTGTTAGtcagtgttgttgtttatttattcatcaaatTAACACGTGTTCTGTAGTTCCTGAAAAACCTGATAATCTGATCCTCATCCTGGAACACTGCTTGTtctggctcagtgtgtgtagcTCTAACAAACACAACTTCATAAGAGTAAAGGACAGAAAATGTAAGATGTAAGAGGGGTGTGTGCTATGTTCTTTCCAActcagtgtttacagtgttttctttttttaaataaattccccttttgttatttttgctttatgGCCATTAAAAGGCAGAACTTCTGCCCAATTTAATGGTTCCACTCAGAATGACGTCTGCACTGATTGTTCTGAAGCAGAAAATCAGCTCTCAGGTTTCTAAAACTGACCTTCAgcattttttccattcttttgtACTGAGCTGTAGATTTACAAAAGGTTCTGTACACAAGCCAAACCAGTTTGATGGAGATTGTTAGCTAATTTGGCTCACTGTGTGTAAGCAACAATAGAAGCAGctgaatttcatttattttattttcatctcacAGAAATGTACAGGTTTTGATCAGGCATGGTTAACTGTATAACCTTCATTTTCTTCCTTATGTGAAGTACACTTTACTGTAAATCCAGTATGACTTTCATGTTCAGTATTGTGTACAATGAGACGGGCCGAAAAGCCTGCAAAAGCAATACATTTGtgcctttatttttctttcttaacattttctttagtACAATTTCCTGCCTTCCTGCCTAAGCAAAATCCTGCAACAGTTCTGGATTGGAAAAATGGATTAAAGGAAACACTAAAATAGTCTTTGTTGTGTcagactgtgtgtttgtctcagaGTGTAATAAAATGATGCACCAGCAGAGCTGAAATGGCAGCGAGCACTAGAACACAGCACACTGATCGAATCAGGAACTCGATGAAGCCACAGCACTCGCGCTTTCCTACAAGAGAAACAGagtacatttactttctttctttgttagGGAGCAGTTTGTGAATTGTACATTTCAGCATTGTTCTCATACCAGCGTGCTGTGATTAGATCTCTGTGATGTTCAGTGTGACGGTGTGATTGCTGATGGGATTGGCCGACACACAGCTGTAAACGTCGTGCTCTTCAACGTTTACATCCGGAGGAAGAGTGAGTTTATTAGCATCAGACCTACACACCAACACATGCAACAAATCAATCAAACTCCTCACACAGACAAAATTTCACATCAGCTCATGCATGAAGCTGACACTAACtaccaaaacatttaaaaaattttttcaaCTCCCTTCCACTTTCTAAATCATTATGATATTTTAAATCTCAAACCCCTAAACTGTATTTTTGAATTTCAACCTGTTGAAATTCAAGGTGTTTGCAATGGTATCCAGCATTGTTCCTAGGTGGTTACTAGGGTTTTAAGAGGCAGTTTCTATGGTATTTCAAGCTGTTGTGAGGTGGTTGCTAAgatgttattacttacattcaACTGAtagcttttatccaaagcaacttacagttGAGATCAGATACGAGTgaacagttgagggttaagaggCCTGCTCAAGGGACCAGCAGTGGCAGTGTGGTgatgttgggatttgaactcataaccttctgatTAGTAGCCCAATGCCTGAGCTACTGTATTGTACCAGGAGGTTGTTATGGTAGTCCAGGTGGTTGTTATGGTAGTCCAGGAGGTTGTTATGGTAATCTAGGAGGTTGTTATGGTAGTCCAGGTGGTACTGAATGTTGAAAGCTGTATATGAAGTCAGCAGTCTCAGTGGTTTAATGGAGCTGCACAGGTGAAAGCTGAAAGTAAGTTCACATACATAATGGAAGGTTTGGGGGAAATGGCGCCCCCTTTAGGCAGCTGTCTCCTGATTTCAGGTTTATTAATGTAGTTGTAAATGGAGTAAAATTAGTGTTAGGAGAAGGAAGTTGAAAGAAAAGTGTCAGCTTCATGCATGAGCTGATGTGAAATTTTGTCTGTGTGAAGAGTTTGACTGAGTTGTTGCATGTGTTGGTGTGTAGGTCTGCAGAATGTAACTTTTTTGCAATGAAATTGGAGATATATGTTTTGTTCATCTTGACCCAAGGATTCCAGTGATCTAAGACACTTGAGTCTGTGACGAAAGGTTCAAAAGTTATGGccatttttgtaaatgtatttttgttttgatcaCTGTAGCGCCACTGTGTGGCTGATGTGGCCCTCTGCACATAATaagggaataataataataataataataataataataataaatatagctgcaagcggCGATCATCGGGGTCCAAGCAGCAGGGcaaagtggagaaaaatgtctaaaacattCAAATTCGAAAGAATAGTTTGTGTTGTGAATAGGGAATGAAATTACTTGTTGGGAAAAACGTGGCATATAGAATAGACTACAGTGAATAGGTTTAAaaggatatgtttatttttatttatttatttattttttgttattgttaaacATCAGAATCATTATATTAATGTCTGTGTTGGAAATGTATCACTGTTTTTAGTCTGTACTTTTTAATGAATATGTGAAATGGATTAAGAAATTGGCGGAAGAAGCTGcagcagaataataataaatataaaaattaagataACATTTAATCATCTTTGAGCATTTCATACATTAGTTtgcaaattaattttataaaagtcAGGAGATgcatctttatattttattacatgttGAATTATTCAGCCTTTCAAATTGACGGAAACTGATGGAAAAAGATTAAACTTAAAAAGGTTTATTATCCTGTGGCTCCCTCTTGTGGGCAACTTTAGTATTACAGCCGACATCTGTCCCTCACACTGAGATAAATGGCTGATGATTTAGAATTTGCTGTTTGGCCCCCGAACATCAGAAATTCGTGAAATTTGGCATGTTAGATCAGACTGTCCTGTTGTGCATGTGAACCGAGATTCATGAAGTTTGGACATTGCGTTCACAAGATATAAGCTAATTAGTTATTATTTGCCACACCCACAAATATATGGGCCTGTTTCTCCACAGTGATTAAATCAATCAAAACTCTTTTGATAATTCTTTGTCTGGAGCATCTCGAGATGGTGCAAAGCTAATTTTGTGGGAATCAGACAAACGGCCTAGGacgagttaaaaaaaagtaacgTTTTCAGAAAATTAGAATTGCAGATACACtttagatataaaaataaaaatgatatatacTTTTTGTAGCACTTGATGCAAGGATTCAAAGGAAGCAAGaattacactatattaccaaaagcattcggtcacccatccaaatgatcagaatcaggtgtcctaatcacttggcctggccacaggtgtataaaatcaagcacttaggcatgcagactgtttttacaaacatttgtgaaagaatgggccgctctcaggagctcagtgaattccagcgtggaactgtcataggatgccacctgtgcaacaaatccagtcgtgaaatttcctcgctcctaaatattccacagtcaactgtcagctttatcataacaaaatggaagagtttgggaacaacagcaactcagccacgaagtggtaggccacgtaaactgacggaaagggtcagcggatgctgaagcgcatagtgcaaagaggtcgtcgactttcttcacagtcaattgctacagagctccaaacttcatgtgaccttcagattagcccaagtacagtacgcagagagcttcatggaatgggtttccatggccgagcagctgcatccaagccacacatcaccaagtgcaatgcaaagcgtcggatgcagtggtgtaaagcacgccgccactggactctagagctttggagacgcgttctctggagtgatgaatcacgcttttc
It encodes the following:
- the LOC117596377 gene encoding signaling lymphocytic activation molecule, with protein sequence MDYENVTILAGNRILWTFLLLLCCLLCAAGDETVKLQEVEGTTITLHTGITGIQSDAQILWSYGPEKAEEKILFSQVFKGETATKISERFKERLQLDRISGALTMRNISRNDSGVYLLQVINGRISSRTFSVSVYAPVSTPVIGNQRGNRSVSSTEPCFLLCTVENGEDVKLSWYRGNERLNITNNTDLNVPLNLPLQIQLHDINTNTYTCVSANPGSNKTTSLNIAQLCDHNSGQTDRSRSLLPVLISAAGFVLLIISVSVWLWLKKKKQPVPEKPELTYADVNITAHSAESVKEEENSRVTHGEAESDSVVYAAVKKSR